Proteins from a genomic interval of Symmachiella macrocystis:
- a CDS encoding acyltransferase family protein, with the protein MGLAVANQAKRPNRFYLLDPIRGLAAIWVFLFHYQFSKPFQSTLPTIHSFFKLGDMAVPLFFVISGYCIALAAERTKERLKSPWQFLRSRMRRIYPTFWLSVGIIFILRCVAIALRKDGLTAKVPGLYYPCLPSYDAVDWLGVLTLTRGVTSDQGAWWERFGQVNGAYWTLAIEMQFYITVGILLMLRRFYLVGLVAISALSLLAWLHNPSFVMTAAAGTFLPYWSWFSCGLLLWYIHNLGWTAQQLLGSWDKRICLAMLASISSTLLYFSYSSITPDQLVFSLLSALFLWCLQPFDAWFSKLQSPSKSWTMRLLPGMATALGTASYSIYLLHNEVSMFLSSVLLKQIPIRGILLDSIILAGTISVCYLLFLKIEKPFITTQTSPVILPLESKPKVRPMTFERKSAAA; encoded by the coding sequence ATGGGTCTTGCTGTCGCTAATCAAGCAAAACGACCGAATCGATTCTATCTGCTCGACCCCATTCGTGGCTTGGCAGCCATCTGGGTGTTCCTATTTCACTATCAATTTTCCAAGCCATTCCAATCGACGCTGCCGACGATCCATTCCTTCTTCAAACTGGGCGACATGGCGGTTCCGTTGTTCTTTGTTATTTCCGGTTATTGCATTGCTCTCGCGGCGGAAAGAACTAAGGAACGCCTCAAGTCCCCTTGGCAATTCCTTCGTAGTCGAATGCGGAGAATTTATCCGACATTCTGGCTCTCCGTAGGAATCATTTTCATCCTGCGTTGTGTTGCAATTGCCCTGCGCAAAGATGGATTGACCGCAAAAGTGCCGGGTTTATATTACCCCTGCCTACCATCCTATGACGCAGTGGACTGGCTAGGAGTCTTGACGCTGACGCGCGGGGTCACATCGGATCAAGGCGCTTGGTGGGAACGCTTTGGTCAAGTCAACGGAGCATACTGGACCCTGGCAATCGAGATGCAGTTCTACATCACAGTCGGGATTTTACTGATGCTACGTCGATTTTATTTAGTCGGCTTGGTCGCAATCAGTGCCCTGAGTTTATTGGCTTGGCTCCACAACCCTTCCTTCGTAATGACTGCCGCCGCCGGGACTTTCCTGCCATACTGGAGCTGGTTTTCTTGCGGCCTACTTTTGTGGTACATCCACAATCTGGGCTGGACTGCACAACAGTTGCTTGGCTCTTGGGACAAAAGAATTTGCCTGGCAATGCTTGCAAGCATTAGCTCAACACTACTGTATTTTAGCTACTCGAGTATCACCCCTGATCAATTGGTGTTCTCACTCCTATCAGCCCTTTTTCTATGGTGCCTGCAACCATTCGATGCGTGGTTCTCAAAGCTGCAGTCCCCCTCGAAGTCCTGGACTATGAGACTTCTTCCCGGCATGGCCACTGCACTGGGAACGGCCAGCTACTCAATCTATCTGCTTCACAACGAAGTCTCGATGTTTCTCTCCTCTGTCCTGCTCAAGCAGATTCCCATTCGAGGAATACTCTTGGATTCCATAATATTGGCTGGCACAATTTCGGTCTGCTATTTATTGTTTTTGAAAATTGAAAAGCCTTTCATTACGACTCAAACATCCCCAGTAATCCTGCCACTGGAATCGAAGCCGAAGGTCCGCCCCATGACCTTCGAGAGAAAATCCGCAGCTGCGTGA
- a CDS encoding sugar transferase: MRNNTTKIVRDSKRRVLSNHFSGTLVVEGAPSDKFRIDSLSYPDVKAMSLMAKRVSDFTWSLVLLILLAIPMLIIAVLVKLTSPGPIIYKQTRIGRGGREFELYKFRSMSVDAEQKTGPVWAAKNDLRPTRVGHFLRRFSLDELPQFINVLRGEMSLVGPRPERPHFVDKFTQEIPEYHLRHQMLPGLTGWAQVCGWRGDTSLRKRLECDLDYINAWSLKRDVYICLMTPWELLRGESCDR, from the coding sequence ATGCGAAACAACACGACTAAGATCGTGCGCGATTCCAAACGGCGAGTATTATCGAATCACTTTTCCGGGACGCTCGTTGTCGAGGGAGCTCCTTCTGACAAATTTCGTATAGACTCGTTGTCGTATCCCGACGTCAAAGCGATGTCGTTGATGGCGAAGCGGGTGAGCGATTTCACTTGGTCGTTGGTGTTGCTGATCCTATTAGCGATTCCCATGCTGATCATTGCGGTCTTGGTCAAACTAACGTCTCCTGGTCCGATCATTTATAAACAGACACGCATTGGTCGGGGTGGACGCGAGTTTGAACTGTATAAGTTTCGATCGATGTCGGTCGATGCCGAACAAAAAACCGGGCCTGTGTGGGCGGCTAAGAATGATCTTCGGCCGACGCGCGTGGGGCATTTTTTGCGGCGGTTTTCTCTCGACGAACTACCGCAGTTCATTAACGTGCTTCGCGGTGAGATGAGTTTGGTCGGTCCCCGCCCGGAGCGACCGCACTTTGTGGATAAATTTACCCAGGAAATCCCTGAGTATCATTTGAGGCATCAAATGCTTCCCGGCTTGACGGGCTGGGCCCAGGTCTGCGGATGGCGCGGCGACACTTCCCTTCGCAAACGCTTGGAGTGTGACCTGGACTATATCAACGCGTGGTCACTCAAACGGGATGTCTATATTTGTTTGATGACACCTTGGGAGTTACTGCGGGGCGAAAGCTGTGACCGCTAA
- a CDS encoding ArnT family glycosyltransferase, giving the protein MTANAISSNSRRRFLWLSVALSVAALIQIFDAWRSPVIARDGMRFIAIAQELHRPREAFAYFTQHPGYPACICIVHRALGHLSDGATVGSWVWAARLVSGVFGLGCIVAVWLLTRGLVGDLAANLAALIFAVLPIARLNAADALSDSGHLCFYLLGAWFLCDAVNGRGTWRYFAAGCCSGLAYWIRPEGWSVALVGGLFLGFELCRSTLLSRRQAWRGLVLLMTATAIVSGPYVLLSGKITDKVRRKENLVKFSRHLKQADAKSPSKETPSAHIEQTGLPLTLGGAASVLAAALAQLFKNILETYQALLLPACWALLPNNKFRFPAGPARVIWGLATLHMLLLVGLFITGGYISERHLLPILGLSMPVVGAGLLRLAVDFAIIITLLGKIGTARRGRPWTLAFFLALMIVTLLPQALRNSHAQFVPDLAAAEWIRQHKRPLDKVITNTPYPLFYAETSGKCVKQNEDFGRELAGLANHRVLVIVQRKQKQPPVATAIAFDSDNHTTALEFVAQCKFRSKTHEVLVYACEPRIAQTADNAQRRIQR; this is encoded by the coding sequence GTGACCGCTAACGCGATTTCGTCCAATTCCCGGCGCCGATTCCTTTGGCTGTCGGTCGCATTGAGTGTCGCAGCATTGATTCAGATCTTCGATGCGTGGCGTTCACCGGTGATTGCCCGCGATGGCATGCGGTTTATTGCGATCGCCCAAGAGCTGCACCGGCCGCGCGAAGCATTCGCGTATTTTACTCAACACCCGGGATATCCCGCATGCATTTGCATAGTACATAGAGCTTTGGGGCACTTGAGCGACGGAGCGACTGTCGGATCGTGGGTTTGGGCAGCACGCCTGGTCAGCGGCGTTTTTGGGTTGGGCTGCATTGTCGCCGTTTGGCTGCTAACGCGAGGACTTGTTGGCGACCTTGCGGCAAATCTGGCAGCGCTCATATTCGCCGTGCTTCCGATCGCCCGTTTGAATGCCGCTGATGCGCTGAGTGATTCGGGGCACTTATGCTTTTATCTACTCGGCGCCTGGTTTCTTTGTGATGCCGTCAATGGACGTGGAACGTGGCGATATTTCGCCGCTGGATGTTGTTCTGGATTGGCCTATTGGATTCGTCCAGAAGGCTGGAGTGTGGCCTTGGTGGGCGGCCTATTTTTGGGATTCGAGCTTTGCCGCAGCACACTGCTGTCGCGACGACAGGCTTGGCGGGGACTGGTCCTGTTGATGACAGCGACGGCCATCGTTTCGGGGCCTTACGTGCTGTTGTCCGGTAAGATCACCGACAAGGTTCGTCGCAAGGAAAATCTGGTCAAGTTCAGCCGGCATTTGAAACAGGCAGACGCCAAGTCTCCCAGCAAAGAGACCCCGTCGGCACACATCGAACAAACGGGATTGCCCCTGACCTTAGGAGGGGCGGCTAGTGTCCTGGCCGCTGCGTTGGCGCAGCTTTTCAAAAATATACTCGAAACGTATCAAGCTCTGCTGTTACCTGCTTGTTGGGCACTGTTGCCCAATAACAAGTTCCGCTTTCCGGCAGGTCCGGCCCGGGTGATTTGGGGGCTTGCTACGCTGCACATGCTGTTGTTGGTGGGATTGTTTATTACCGGCGGATATATCTCTGAGCGACATTTGTTGCCGATTTTAGGACTCTCAATGCCGGTGGTGGGGGCCGGACTATTACGACTCGCGGTGGACTTTGCGATTATTATTACCCTACTGGGAAAGATCGGTACCGCTCGACGTGGGCGTCCCTGGACGTTGGCATTTTTCTTGGCCCTGATGATTGTAACGCTGTTGCCGCAAGCTTTGCGTAATTCGCACGCACAGTTTGTTCCCGACTTAGCCGCTGCGGAATGGATCCGGCAGCATAAACGGCCGCTTGATAAAGTGATTACCAACACGCCGTATCCGCTCTTCTATGCGGAGACTTCGGGGAAGTGCGTTAAGCAGAATGAGGACTTCGGCAGGGAGCTCGCAGGCCTGGCAAATCATCGAGTCCTGGTCATCGTGCAAAGAAAGCAAAAGCAGCCGCCCGTTGCGACTGCTATAGCTTTTGATTCCGACAACCATACAACCGCATTAGAATTCGTGGCGCAGTGCAAGTTTCGGTCGAAGACTCACGAAGTTCTCGTGTATGCCTGCGAACCGCGCATTGCGCAGACGGCGGATAATGCACAGCGCCGCATTCAACGGTAA
- a CDS encoding class I SAM-dependent methyltransferase: MLNRVRNWMRLGRKVAYKAAGRVPGALDPEVVRSMDAEQSGWYIEETGQLCDGFQIKPDDIVVDVGTGTGGMAMFAARQGAEVLATDIDEDAIERVNNMAKGQFEGRLRALVSDSNPLPIPDGFATKVICSEVLEHVPDPAQFLSELARIGQPGAEFLITVPDPVAENIQKSVAPPVYWAPPNHVRIFEREDIQGLVKSVGLDIEHLGRSSFYWSVWWILFWSAKHDLSEPEGPLLKSWSKTWYTLISDPESAHVRDALDQFMPKSQVIVARKAA; this comes from the coding sequence ATGTTGAATCGAGTTCGCAATTGGATGCGACTAGGAAGAAAAGTCGCCTATAAAGCGGCTGGACGTGTCCCAGGCGCTCTTGATCCAGAAGTAGTTCGCAGTATGGATGCGGAGCAGTCGGGTTGGTATATCGAAGAAACCGGGCAGTTATGTGACGGGTTTCAAATTAAGCCCGACGATATCGTGGTCGATGTGGGTACTGGTACGGGAGGCATGGCGATGTTCGCTGCCCGCCAAGGTGCCGAAGTACTTGCTACCGATATTGATGAAGATGCCATCGAACGCGTGAACAACATGGCGAAAGGTCAATTCGAAGGACGCCTCCGCGCACTCGTGAGCGACTCCAACCCCTTGCCGATCCCAGACGGATTTGCGACCAAAGTCATCTGCTCAGAAGTCTTGGAGCATGTTCCCGATCCTGCACAGTTCCTCAGCGAACTAGCTCGAATTGGGCAGCCCGGCGCCGAATTTCTGATCACCGTTCCCGATCCGGTGGCGGAAAATATTCAGAAATCCGTCGCACCGCCCGTTTATTGGGCGCCGCCGAACCACGTCCGCATTTTTGAGCGTGAGGACATCCAAGGTCTCGTCAAATCTGTAGGACTGGACATCGAACATCTCGGCCGCAGCAGTTTCTACTGGTCGGTCTGGTGGATCCTGTTTTGGTCTGCAAAACACGACCTTAGCGAACCGGAAGGTCCGCTACTGAAGAGTTGGTCGAAAACTTGGTACACGCTGATTTCGGATCCCGAGTCTGCTCACGTTCGTGACGCCCTCGATCAATTCATGCCAAAAAGCCAAGTCATCGTCGCCAGAAAAGCGGCATAA
- a CDS encoding glycosyltransferase, translating to MAGYSHDIVAKIYRPLLEKIGKVVLVDDPRSELIPLAEEARRDGLFPLQFSITPFQDAVLPQSLPSVIAPAWEFPDVPDHEFGDNPQNNWPATANCCTRVVVSGKFTADALQRRGTTVPIDIVQVPVADSLFDIPTWSPEQTVEMHCQHVELCHQEPERAAVDSPVAGDTPKRRRINLRSAVLPLARGIYRNAVRPVFGDRLARSLRDAIRVGRHTWRSQKLVVSQQLQTSPLRLSGIVYTSIFNPNDGRKNWHDLLTGFLIAMRDRPDVTLVIKLVTSDPVSVGQFMLWYQQRMISHQCRVVLVTGFLPDEQMQELIRATTFYVQTTKAEGNCLPLMDSLAAGRPGISPNHSAMSDYFDGRFGHVIQSSPEPAAWPHDPRGGIQTTWARIDWSSVVTALQDSYRQVTSHWAEYQAMSDRARAHMSDWASCSSIQPRLEEVIRQTIERALEGSASDGDVQEKIAA from the coding sequence GTGGCTGGTTACTCGCATGACATCGTTGCCAAGATCTACCGCCCCTTGCTTGAGAAAATTGGTAAAGTGGTATTGGTGGACGACCCTCGCAGCGAATTGATTCCGCTTGCGGAAGAGGCGCGACGCGATGGTTTGTTTCCACTGCAATTCAGTATCACCCCGTTTCAAGATGCGGTCTTGCCTCAGTCACTCCCTTCGGTGATTGCGCCGGCGTGGGAATTCCCGGATGTCCCGGATCATGAATTCGGCGACAATCCTCAAAACAATTGGCCGGCAACCGCGAATTGTTGTACGCGCGTGGTTGTGAGCGGAAAGTTTACAGCGGACGCGCTGCAACGACGAGGAACCACAGTCCCGATCGATATCGTGCAGGTTCCTGTTGCCGACTCGCTGTTTGATATTCCAACGTGGAGCCCCGAGCAAACCGTTGAAATGCACTGCCAACATGTTGAGCTGTGTCACCAAGAACCGGAGCGCGCTGCTGTCGATTCGCCCGTGGCTGGCGACACACCGAAACGTCGTCGGATAAATTTACGGAGCGCGGTTCTGCCGTTGGCGCGGGGCATCTATCGCAATGCTGTGCGGCCGGTCTTCGGAGATCGACTTGCGCGATCACTTCGCGATGCCATTCGCGTTGGTCGGCATACGTGGCGATCACAAAAGCTCGTTGTCAGTCAGCAATTGCAGACCTCACCGCTGCGGCTCAGCGGCATTGTTTATACGAGTATTTTTAATCCCAACGACGGCCGCAAAAACTGGCATGACCTGCTGACCGGTTTTTTGATCGCTATGCGTGATCGTCCCGATGTGACGCTCGTCATTAAATTGGTGACCAGCGACCCGGTATCTGTCGGGCAGTTTATGTTGTGGTACCAACAACGAATGATATCTCACCAATGTCGTGTGGTGTTGGTGACTGGTTTCTTGCCGGATGAACAAATGCAGGAATTGATTCGGGCCACCACCTTTTATGTTCAAACCACTAAGGCCGAAGGAAACTGCTTGCCGTTGATGGACAGCTTGGCGGCTGGGCGGCCGGGGATCTCTCCCAATCATTCGGCAATGTCTGACTATTTTGATGGCCGCTTCGGGCACGTGATCCAATCCAGCCCCGAGCCGGCCGCGTGGCCGCATGATCCGCGCGGGGGAATTCAGACAACATGGGCTCGCATCGATTGGTCATCTGTGGTGACGGCTTTGCAAGATAGCTATCGCCAAGTGACGAGCCATTGGGCCGAATATCAAGCGATGTCCGATAGAGCGCGAGCACATATGTCTGACTGGGCAAGTTGTTCAAGCATTCAGCCTCGCTTGGAAGAAGTCATTCGCCAGACCATCGAGCGTGCTCTGGAGGGTTCGGCGTCAGATGGCGATGTGCAGGAAAAAATTGCGGCGTAG
- a CDS encoding ABC transporter permease has product MFGYLRGIYQSRLFCYSLVQHDIRKRYRRSALGVLWAVIQPVMLALVLTFILHRAFQHAAVDYFLYVLTGLCFWNYITHVVSGGCQSIQGATVYILENRIPIAVYPLRYMLVGVFHLVMAMLPVAVLSVIISGLPTLAGVISLIPVALLLLVLGWSLSCFFGIAAVYVPDVSQITQVALRILFYATPIIWQKNMARFKEIEWVVSLNPLAAMMDLVRGPLLNGLPADNFASLYGLSSLLVVASFAAACGLLFWCENRLVLRL; this is encoded by the coding sequence ATGTTTGGATATTTACGCGGAATCTATCAGAGCCGTTTGTTTTGCTACTCCTTGGTGCAGCACGACATACGAAAGCGATATCGCCGATCGGCTTTAGGCGTGTTATGGGCCGTCATCCAGCCGGTCATGCTGGCGTTGGTGCTCACGTTCATTTTGCATCGCGCATTCCAGCATGCGGCGGTGGATTACTTTTTGTACGTGCTGACCGGTTTGTGCTTTTGGAATTATATCACGCATGTCGTCAGCGGCGGTTGTCAAAGCATTCAAGGAGCGACGGTCTACATTCTGGAAAACAGAATCCCCATTGCCGTCTATCCATTGCGATACATGCTCGTGGGTGTGTTCCATCTCGTGATGGCCATGCTGCCGGTTGCGGTGTTGAGTGTCATCATCAGCGGTCTGCCCACTTTGGCAGGGGTGATTTCGCTGATTCCCGTGGCGCTTTTGCTGTTGGTGCTCGGTTGGTCCTTGTCCTGTTTCTTCGGGATTGCCGCCGTCTACGTGCCTGATGTTTCGCAAATCACACAAGTTGCGCTGCGGATTTTGTTCTACGCCACGCCGATTATCTGGCAGAAGAACATGGCACGCTTTAAGGAAATCGAATGGGTTGTCTCGTTGAACCCACTGGCGGCGATGATGGATCTCGTCCGCGGGCCGTTGTTGAATGGTCTTCCGGCGGACAACTTTGCCTCGTTGTATGGACTCTCCTCCTTGCTGGTCGTCGCTTCTTTTGCCGCTGCATGTGGATTGCTGTTCTGGTGTGAGAATCGACTCGTCTTGCGGCTTTGA
- a CDS encoding ABC transporter ATP-binding protein, with translation MARIHLDDVSLQIQLTKRGPMRMRDWLKHRFGLSGGEEIMQIDALQGVDLDVAPGDRIGLIGLNGAGKSTLLKVMAGIYPITSGTRQVTGRVSTLFNVLVGFEQFATGWENIQYRGYLQGESREGLRSKMQAIADFSELGRYLDLPVSTYSAGMKMRLGFSIATAIEPEILLVDEAINAGDIAFREKAKHRIRDMMSTASIVVVATHDRSFLRDLCSHLIWMESGEVRAQGDPDEVFEEYESVVLQGNNQRPGGALVKYAGKRAA, from the coding sequence ATGGCCCGGATACATCTGGATGATGTTTCACTGCAGATCCAACTGACGAAGCGAGGCCCCATGCGGATGCGGGATTGGTTGAAGCACCGCTTTGGTTTGTCGGGGGGAGAAGAAATTATGCAGATCGACGCCCTGCAAGGTGTGGATCTGGATGTGGCTCCCGGTGATCGTATCGGACTGATCGGGCTGAACGGAGCGGGCAAGAGCACGCTGTTGAAAGTGATGGCGGGAATCTATCCGATCACAAGCGGAACCCGTCAGGTGACGGGCCGCGTGAGTACCTTGTTCAATGTGCTCGTTGGTTTTGAACAGTTTGCAACGGGTTGGGAAAACATACAGTATCGCGGCTATCTCCAAGGGGAAAGCCGCGAGGGTCTGCGCAGCAAAATGCAGGCGATCGCCGATTTCAGCGAGTTGGGCAGATATCTAGATCTGCCTGTTTCGACCTACTCAGCCGGCATGAAGATGCGGTTGGGTTTTTCGATCGCCACCGCCATTGAGCCGGAGATTCTCTTGGTCGACGAAGCGATCAACGCCGGGGACATTGCCTTTCGCGAGAAGGCGAAACACCGTATTCGCGACATGATGTCGACGGCATCGATTGTTGTCGTGGCGACGCATGACCGTAGTTTTTTACGTGATCTGTGTAGTCACTTGATCTGGATGGAGAGTGGTGAAGTTCGCGCGCAAGGTGATCCGGACGAAGTGTTCGAAGAATATGAGTCGGTTGTGCTGCAGGGCAACAACCAACGTCCTGGTGGGGCGCTCGTGAAATACGCCGGCAAACGCGCCGCTTAA
- a CDS encoding sulfotransferase family protein — MQLDFLIPGFSKCGTTSLCKFLMQHPQIYIPQVKEPNYFAHRYGMGWDWYQKLFEPAKPGQMCGDGSTCYTSSEYEYRAYQRALDRFPDMKVILIARDPIGRLESSFRYMHHIGHKWKAWASDCIGETLKTLPNMMRDTMYWQRLICLRSYFPDERIHILFLEDFNADSAGELAKCCRFLGVSDDFQFEGLDHVYNSGSRTLKDTPGMRWLRQAPITGSICNLIPTRYQNLIGMKLGLRKGFTGPVTWNQQSLDWVLERIAEDSQRFLEYAGKAPGFWSLQPEALETAQNEPGNVNRKFAA; from the coding sequence ATGCAACTCGACTTTTTGATCCCGGGATTTAGCAAATGCGGCACGACGTCTTTGTGCAAGTTCCTCATGCAACATCCGCAGATTTATATTCCTCAGGTGAAAGAGCCGAACTATTTCGCCCATCGTTACGGTATGGGGTGGGATTGGTATCAAAAACTGTTTGAGCCAGCTAAGCCGGGACAAATGTGTGGAGACGGAAGTACCTGCTATACGTCCTCAGAATATGAATACCGTGCCTATCAACGCGCGCTGGATCGATTTCCAGACATGAAAGTGATTCTGATTGCTCGCGATCCGATTGGGCGATTGGAATCAAGTTTCCGCTATATGCACCATATCGGTCACAAATGGAAGGCTTGGGCATCTGATTGTATTGGTGAGACGTTAAAAACGCTGCCGAACATGATGCGGGATACCATGTACTGGCAGCGCTTGATCTGCCTGCGATCTTATTTTCCCGATGAGCGGATCCATATATTATTTCTAGAAGATTTTAACGCGGATTCCGCAGGGGAATTGGCAAAGTGTTGCCGGTTCCTGGGAGTGTCGGACGATTTCCAATTTGAGGGACTCGACCATGTCTACAATTCCGGAAGTCGTACCCTCAAAGATACACCCGGAATGCGTTGGCTGCGGCAGGCTCCGATCACCGGCAGTATCTGCAATCTGATCCCGACAAGATATCAGAATTTGATTGGGATGAAACTGGGGCTTCGTAAAGGCTTTACGGGGCCGGTCACTTGGAATCAGCAGTCGCTGGACTGGGTGCTCGAACGTATTGCCGAAGATTCGCAGCGTTTCTTGGAATATGCCGGCAAAGCACCGGGCTTTTGGTCGTTGCAGCCCGAGGCACTAGAAACCGCTCAGAACGAACCTGGAAACGTGAACCGAAAATTCGCAGCCTAG
- a CDS encoding glycosyltransferase family 4 protein yields the protein MQIPPTQEVDTEAVTPSSAAGVGRRIFVDCTKTYFFGGGTGIQRVVTELARHASTAGQEINVSCSPVVWMGWGFLEIGEHSVDRNPRARVLGESLRRTVLALVKFIKRHSGSSTKPQVENDPRPKRSGRGAGIVSALARCLFVVLSLIALPKSWLQFRFVRFQRDDVLLLPDANWSNMIPWVALENIKKHGAGLVSVMHDILPVRVPDTFEPSLVSRFTNWLNWACRNLDAMVCVSEATQADLNTYFKEQQLRHTPRLGAFRLGCNPNQRNASPRPHIVKQLESIAATPCCLCVGTLEPRKNHQLLLDACEQLWESGHEFGLVIVGKIGWRCDEIMHRMAKHSQLGNNLHLFHDLNDSELDLAYGSATVVIMPSMAEGLGLPIVEALRRKKPVIASHIPPHREAGGDGCFYFDPQDSADLSRHIVSVLNGGRPQGFNQSKQRDLPDWRSSTCELLCTVDQLLPLSHVGQATGRHRAHRLVSKSSLSQTKRSRATRDKIRN from the coding sequence ATGCAAATTCCTCCGACTCAAGAAGTCGATACAGAAGCGGTGACTCCCAGCAGTGCCGCGGGTGTCGGTCGGCGGATTTTCGTGGATTGCACGAAGACCTATTTCTTTGGTGGCGGAACAGGTATTCAACGAGTCGTGACGGAACTCGCGCGGCATGCTTCAACTGCTGGCCAGGAAATCAACGTTTCCTGCTCACCCGTCGTTTGGATGGGATGGGGGTTTTTAGAAATCGGAGAGCATAGCGTGGACCGCAATCCCCGCGCCCGCGTACTCGGTGAATCCCTCCGCCGGACAGTGCTCGCGTTGGTTAAATTCATCAAACGCCATTCTGGGAGTTCCACGAAACCACAGGTGGAAAATGACCCACGTCCGAAACGGTCGGGCAGGGGGGCAGGTATTGTTTCCGCTCTCGCGCGTTGTCTGTTTGTCGTGTTGAGCCTGATCGCGTTGCCTAAAAGTTGGTTGCAGTTTCGCTTTGTCAGATTCCAACGCGACGATGTACTCCTCCTGCCGGATGCAAATTGGAGCAACATGATCCCGTGGGTGGCACTGGAAAACATTAAGAAACATGGCGCGGGTCTAGTGAGCGTCATGCATGATATTCTGCCGGTTCGCGTGCCGGATACGTTTGAACCGTCGTTGGTGTCACGGTTTACAAATTGGTTGAATTGGGCCTGCCGGAATCTGGATGCGATGGTCTGTGTGAGTGAAGCGACACAAGCGGATCTCAACACCTATTTTAAAGAACAACAACTGAGGCACACTCCTCGCCTCGGTGCCTTTCGACTGGGATGCAATCCGAATCAGCGGAACGCGTCGCCGCGACCACACATTGTGAAGCAGCTTGAATCGATTGCCGCTACGCCATGTTGTCTGTGTGTCGGCACTTTAGAGCCACGAAAAAACCACCAGTTACTCTTAGATGCCTGCGAGCAGCTTTGGGAGTCGGGTCACGAATTCGGTTTAGTCATTGTGGGGAAAATCGGTTGGCGGTGCGATGAAATTATGCATCGAATGGCGAAGCACTCGCAGTTGGGGAACAATCTGCATTTGTTTCACGACCTGAATGATAGTGAACTCGATTTGGCATACGGGTCCGCGACCGTTGTGATTATGCCGTCGATGGCTGAGGGGTTGGGACTGCCCATCGTTGAGGCGTTACGGCGAAAAAAGCCGGTGATCGCTAGTCATATCCCCCCGCACAGAGAAGCGGGCGGGGACGGTTGTTTCTATTTTGACCCTCAGGATAGTGCGGACCTCAGCCGACACATTGTTTCGGTGTTGAATGGTGGGCGGCCGCAAGGTTTTAATCAGTCAAAGCAACGTGACTTGCCCGATTGGCGATCAAGCACGTGTGAGCTTCTTTGCACAGTTGATCAACTGTTGCCGCTGTCTCATGTCGGTCAAGCAACCGGCAGGCATCGAGCGCATCGTTTGGTCTCCAAGAGTTCTTTGTCGCAGACAAAACGTTCTCGCGCAACGCGGGATAAAATTCGCAACTAA